Proteins co-encoded in one Bombus pyrosoma isolate SC7728 linkage group LG4, ASM1482585v1, whole genome shotgun sequence genomic window:
- the LOC122566703 gene encoding progestin and adipoQ receptor family member 3 isoform X1, whose product MMKLLAGVEEVSDQSEKQSNNEELHNNNHEKQQKTDVTQETMKLINGEVYRRLSRKLDESPVKDKKITLDDEEKMRRLLNYEEAPEYLQHNPYILHGYRGYLTTKLCIESIFWWTNETVNIWSHIFGWMLFFGLTLYDLCLLNIHAPFGDKVIVALLLICFQACMILSSVYHTFSCRSEKDYWCFLSFDLFGIALSLLSIYMSGVYYAFWCHKELQRFYLITVLAIFIFAMILQIPKLNVNGNVKLVVFVAWAAYGVLPTLHWSIAMGGMDNPIVRMLLPRVLGMYVISGVAFVIYLSKIPERFCPGHGFIMECACAMEFNVWSSEYYNKLPFYAIERKTTCVIVNPLQAYLHRQVF is encoded by the exons ATGATGAAATTATTAGCAGGCGTGGAAGAGGTGAGCGACCAAAGCGAGAAGCAGTCGAACAATGAGGAACTGCACAATAACAACCATGAAAAGCAACAAAAAACAGATGTCACGCAAGAAACGATGAAGCTGATTAACGGCGAG GTATACCGTAGGCTTTCCAGAAAGCTGGACGAGTCACctgtaaaagataaaaagattacGCTTGACGATGAAGAGAAAATGAGACGTCTTCTTAATTATGAAGAAGCTCCTGAATATCTTCAACATAATCCTTATATTCTTCACGGATATCGAGGATATCTTACAACAAAATTATGTATCGAGAG tatATTCTGGTGGACAAATGAAACAGTAAACATATGGAGTCACATATTCGGATGGATGTTATTTTTCGGTCTGACTTTGTACGATCTTTGTCTACTAAATATTCACGCACCCTTTGGTGACAAAGTGATAGTAGCACTTCTACTGATCTGTTTCCAG GCGTGTATGATATTATCTTCGGTGTATCACACGTTTTCCTGCCGAAGTGAAAAAGATTATTGGTGTTTTCTATCATTTGACCTATTTGGCATTGCTTTGAGCCTTTTATCCATATACATGTCTGGAGTTTACTACGCTTTTTGGTGTCACaag GAGTTGCAgagattttatttgataacgGTGTtggcaatttttatatttgcaatgaTTCTGCAAATACCAAAATTGAATGTCAATGGAAATGTCAAGCTAGTCGTTTTTGTCGCTTGGGCAGCTTATGGAGTGCTGCCAACGCTGCATTGGAGTATTGCTATGGGTGGCATGGACAACCCGATCGTTAGAATGTTGCTTCCAAGGGTGCTAGGAATGTATGTTATTAGCGGTGTAGcgttcgttatttatttaagcaAAATCCCGGAACGATTTTGTCCAG GCCATGGTTTTATTATGGAATGTGCTTGCGCTATGGAATTCAATGTTTGGTCGTCAGAGTATTACAACAAACTACCGTTTTACGCTATTGAGAGAAAGACAACTTGCGTAATCGTGAATCCATTGCAAGCATACCTTCATCGACAGGTGTTCTGA
- the LOC122566603 gene encoding eukaryotic translation initiation factor 1A, X-chromosomal encodes MPKNKGKGGKNRRRGKNENETEKRELVFKEDGQEYAQVTKMLGNGRLEAMCFDGVKRLCHIRGKLRKKVWINQGDIILIGLRDYQDAKADVILKYTSDEARNLKTYGEFPETVRINDTVTFVEDGFDEDIEFGDEISDDDEDDVDNI; translated from the exons ATGCCGAAAAATAAGG GAAAGGGaggtaaaaatagaagaagaggtaaaaatgaaaatgaaacagaaaaaagagaattggTTTTTAAAGAAGATGGTCAAg AATATGCTCAAGTCACAAAAATGCTTGGCAATGGGAGGTTAGAAGCAATGTGCTTTGATGGAGTAAAACGATTGTGTCACATTCGTGGAAAATTGCGAAAAAAAGTATGGATAAATCAAggagatataatattaattggcCTGCGGGATTATCAGGATGCAAAAGCAGatgtcatattaaaatatacatcaGATGAAGCAAGGAATTTGAAAACTTATGGTGAATTCCCTGAAACTG TGCGTATCAACGATACTGTCACCTTTGTGGAAGATGGCTTTGATGAAGATATTGAATTTGGTGATGAAATTAGTGATGATGATGAGGATGATGTTGACAAT ATCTGA
- the LOC122566703 gene encoding progestin and adipoQ receptor family member 3 isoform X2: MMKLLAGVEEVSDQSEKQSNNEELHNNNHEKQQKTDVTQETMKLINGEVYRRLSRKLDESPVKDKKITLDDEEKMRRLLNYEEAPEYLQHNPYILHGYRGYLTTKLCIESIFWWTNETVNIWSHIFGWMLFFGLTLYDLCLLNIHAPFGDKVIVALLLICFQACMILSSVYHTFSCRSEKDYWCFLSFDLFGIALSLLSIYMSGVYYAFWCHKELQRFYLITVLAIFIFAMILQIPKLNVNGNVKLVVFVAWAAYGVLPTLHWSIAMGGMDNPIVRMLLPRVLGMYVISGVAFVIYLSKIPERFCPGWVDYIGSSHQWWHALVVLALYYWHNTGMLYVEYRMNHGCPSNIRLL; this comes from the exons ATGATGAAATTATTAGCAGGCGTGGAAGAGGTGAGCGACCAAAGCGAGAAGCAGTCGAACAATGAGGAACTGCACAATAACAACCATGAAAAGCAACAAAAAACAGATGTCACGCAAGAAACGATGAAGCTGATTAACGGCGAG GTATACCGTAGGCTTTCCAGAAAGCTGGACGAGTCACctgtaaaagataaaaagattacGCTTGACGATGAAGAGAAAATGAGACGTCTTCTTAATTATGAAGAAGCTCCTGAATATCTTCAACATAATCCTTATATTCTTCACGGATATCGAGGATATCTTACAACAAAATTATGTATCGAGAG tatATTCTGGTGGACAAATGAAACAGTAAACATATGGAGTCACATATTCGGATGGATGTTATTTTTCGGTCTGACTTTGTACGATCTTTGTCTACTAAATATTCACGCACCCTTTGGTGACAAAGTGATAGTAGCACTTCTACTGATCTGTTTCCAG GCGTGTATGATATTATCTTCGGTGTATCACACGTTTTCCTGCCGAAGTGAAAAAGATTATTGGTGTTTTCTATCATTTGACCTATTTGGCATTGCTTTGAGCCTTTTATCCATATACATGTCTGGAGTTTACTACGCTTTTTGGTGTCACaag GAGTTGCAgagattttatttgataacgGTGTtggcaatttttatatttgcaatgaTTCTGCAAATACCAAAATTGAATGTCAATGGAAATGTCAAGCTAGTCGTTTTTGTCGCTTGGGCAGCTTATGGAGTGCTGCCAACGCTGCATTGGAGTATTGCTATGGGTGGCATGGACAACCCGATCGTTAGAATGTTGCTTCCAAGGGTGCTAGGAATGTATGTTATTAGCGGTGTAGcgttcgttatttatttaagcaAAATCCCGGAACGATTTTGTCCAG GGTGGGTAGATTATATTGGTTCGTCTCATCAGTGGTGGCATGCATTGGTAGTATTGGCTCTTTATTATTGGCACAATACTGGAATGCTATACGTGGAATACAGAATGAATCATGGCTGTCCAAGTAATATAAGATTATTATGA
- the LOC122566703 gene encoding progestin and adipoQ receptor family member 3 isoform X3 yields the protein MMKLLAGVEEVSDQSEKQSNNEELHNNNHEKQQKTDVTQETMKLINGEVYRRLSRKLDESPVKDKKITLDDEEKMRRLLNYEEAPEYLQHNPYILHGYRGYLTTKLCIESIFWWTNETVNIWSHIFGWMLFFGLTLYDLCLLNIHAPFGDKVIVALLLICFQACMILSSVYHTFSCRSEKDYWCFLSFDLFGIALSLLSIYMSGVYYAFWCHKELQRFYLITVLAIFIFAMILQIPKLNVNGNVKLVVFVAWAAYGVLPTLHWSIAMGGMDNPIVRMLLPRVLGMYVISGVAFVIYLSKIPERFCPGIQSIKYNTINKNPKFR from the exons ATGATGAAATTATTAGCAGGCGTGGAAGAGGTGAGCGACCAAAGCGAGAAGCAGTCGAACAATGAGGAACTGCACAATAACAACCATGAAAAGCAACAAAAAACAGATGTCACGCAAGAAACGATGAAGCTGATTAACGGCGAG GTATACCGTAGGCTTTCCAGAAAGCTGGACGAGTCACctgtaaaagataaaaagattacGCTTGACGATGAAGAGAAAATGAGACGTCTTCTTAATTATGAAGAAGCTCCTGAATATCTTCAACATAATCCTTATATTCTTCACGGATATCGAGGATATCTTACAACAAAATTATGTATCGAGAG tatATTCTGGTGGACAAATGAAACAGTAAACATATGGAGTCACATATTCGGATGGATGTTATTTTTCGGTCTGACTTTGTACGATCTTTGTCTACTAAATATTCACGCACCCTTTGGTGACAAAGTGATAGTAGCACTTCTACTGATCTGTTTCCAG GCGTGTATGATATTATCTTCGGTGTATCACACGTTTTCCTGCCGAAGTGAAAAAGATTATTGGTGTTTTCTATCATTTGACCTATTTGGCATTGCTTTGAGCCTTTTATCCATATACATGTCTGGAGTTTACTACGCTTTTTGGTGTCACaag GAGTTGCAgagattttatttgataacgGTGTtggcaatttttatatttgcaatgaTTCTGCAAATACCAAAATTGAATGTCAATGGAAATGTCAAGCTAGTCGTTTTTGTCGCTTGGGCAGCTTATGGAGTGCTGCCAACGCTGCATTGGAGTATTGCTATGGGTGGCATGGACAACCCGATCGTTAGAATGTTGCTTCCAAGGGTGCTAGGAATGTATGTTATTAGCGGTGTAGcgttcgttatttatttaagcaAAATCCCGGAACGATTTTGTCCAG GTATtcaatcaataaaatataacacaatTAACAAAAATCCGAAATTCAGGTAG